One region of Flavobacterium pisciphilum genomic DNA includes:
- a CDS encoding helix-turn-helix domain-containing protein, translated as MEQSKHKVDKYYIKKVDADKKSIYCHHDLMGELFVPTHKHNKAQFLYAEGDVVFVTTETKTYFLPARHFIWIPSGIEHSIHPKSENVMMRNLYFPIEKDEDTFYKNEGIYPVNNLLLQMMLFTNQWNGDLKKGSPNFAIAKVIKAILPQICLTNLPLELPLPKDPRLGKILRYIENNLGETILFGVVAHEFGYSEKSLYRLFQKDLGMSFIQYYTIRRVLKAIELLLDRRLSVKEVAEEVGYTSVPTFSNTFFKILGQRPSDYLKGENILKKGKL; from the coding sequence ATGGAGCAGTCAAAACATAAAGTAGATAAGTATTACATCAAAAAAGTAGATGCTGATAAAAAGAGTATTTACTGTCATCACGATTTGATGGGAGAATTGTTTGTTCCTACACACAAACACAATAAAGCTCAATTTCTTTATGCTGAAGGTGATGTTGTTTTTGTAACAACAGAAACTAAAACCTATTTTTTGCCTGCACGACATTTTATATGGATTCCGAGTGGAATAGAACATAGCATTCATCCAAAGTCTGAAAATGTGATGATGCGAAACCTATATTTTCCTATTGAAAAAGATGAGGATACTTTTTATAAAAATGAAGGCATTTATCCAGTCAATAACTTATTGCTTCAAATGATGCTTTTTACCAATCAATGGAATGGTGATCTTAAAAAAGGCAGTCCTAATTTTGCAATTGCTAAAGTTATCAAAGCAATACTACCTCAAATCTGTTTAACCAATTTGCCTTTGGAATTACCTCTGCCAAAAGATCCTCGTTTGGGTAAAATTTTGCGTTATATCGAAAATAATCTAGGAGAGACCATTTTGTTTGGAGTGGTAGCTCATGAATTTGGATATAGTGAGAAATCTCTATACCGTTTGTTTCAGAAAGATCTAGGAATGTCTTTTATCCAATATTATACAATTAGAAGAGTATTAAAAGCAATTGAACTTCTTCTTGATAGAAGATTATCTGTAAAAGAAGTAGCAGAAGAAGTGGGCTATACCAGTGTACCCACCTTTAGTAATACATTTTTTAAAATTCTAGGTCAACGCCCTTCGGATTATCTTAAAGGAGAAAATATTTTGAAAAAAGGGAAGCTGTAA
- a CDS encoding DUF58 domain-containing protein: MKIESQIEKISSFQHLEMLANQVVEGFISGMHKSPFHGFSAEFAEHKVYNVGESTKHIDWKLFAKTDRLYAKRFEEETNLRCHLIIDNSASMHYPDLKSNQSFYENKIGFSVLASAVLMNILKKQRDAVGLSVFSDSYEYYAPEKGSDRHHRMLLNKLEELLEKPKTSKKTDTITYLHQIAEKIHRRSMIIVFTDMFQSENEELLFNALQHLKHNKHKVVLFHVIDKETEVKFDFDNAPRKFIDLETGEEVAVFADNVKVEYEKEVESYFKRLALTCAQNRIKYVPVAVGENFEKILTTYLVEKQNFG; encoded by the coding sequence ATGAAGATTGAGTCGCAAATAGAGAAGATTTCTAGTTTTCAGCATCTTGAGATGTTGGCAAATCAGGTTGTGGAAGGGTTTATTTCGGGAATGCATAAAAGCCCATTTCATGGTTTCTCGGCAGAATTTGCTGAGCACAAGGTGTATAATGTTGGAGAAAGCACAAAACATATCGATTGGAAGCTGTTTGCTAAGACGGATCGACTGTATGCAAAGCGATTTGAAGAAGAAACTAATTTGCGTTGTCATTTGATAATAGATAATTCAGCATCGATGCATTATCCTGATTTAAAATCAAATCAATCTTTTTATGAGAATAAAATAGGTTTTTCGGTTTTGGCTTCAGCAGTTTTAATGAATATATTGAAGAAACAACGTGATGCAGTAGGTTTGAGTGTGTTTTCGGATAGTTATGAGTATTATGCGCCTGAAAAGGGTAGTGACCGTCATCATAGAATGTTGCTTAATAAGCTAGAGGAGCTTTTAGAGAAACCTAAGACAAGTAAAAAAACGGATACCATTACCTATTTGCATCAGATAGCAGAGAAAATCCACAGGCGTTCGATGATTATTGTTTTTACAGATATGTTTCAGTCAGAAAATGAAGAGCTATTGTTTAATGCATTGCAACATCTTAAGCATAATAAACATAAAGTGGTCCTATTTCATGTAATAGATAAGGAAACTGAAGTAAAATTTGATTTTGATAATGCTCCCCGCAAATTTATAGACTTGGAAACGGGGGAAGAAGTAGCTGTTTTTGCAGATAATGTGAAAGTAGAATACGAAAAAGAGGTGGAGAGTTACTTTAAACGATTGGCTTTAACCTGTGCTCAGAACCGAATTAAGTATGTTCCGGTCGCAGTAGGTGAAAATTTCGAAAAAATTTTAACGACATACTTGGTTGAAAAACAAAACTTTGGATAA